One cyanobiont of Ornithocercus magnificus DNA segment encodes these proteins:
- a CDS encoding metal-binding protein, with product MGRVVITHSTYIEGLIPWLRAVASHNAVQTVTPAAIARVRGRSDGLRLRVSVPIHGGFKLMARRGTSAQEVFVVTQLGRDALQSILDQCRPG from the coding sequence GTGGGACGAGTTGTAATCACCCACAGTACCTATATTGAGGGCTTGATTCCATGGCTGCGAGCTGTAGCTTCCCATAACGCTGTTCAAACGGTGACCCCAGCCGCTATTGCTCGAGTTCGGGGACGTAGTGATGGTTTGCGCCTGCGTGTCTCAGTCCCAATCCATGGAGGATTTAAGCTTATGGCCCGACGTGGCACGAGCGCTCAAGAAGTATTTGTTGTTACGCAACTGGGACGTGATGCTCTGCAATCAATCTTAGACCAATGCCGACCTGGCTAA
- a CDS encoding ATP-dependent Clp protease ClpS, whose product MKCAMTMTTMPAKAPVLDRSQQTRRYPEARVIVLDDNVNTFQHVVECLQRIIPGMSEEKARNLAHRVDREGSAEVWCGPLEQAELYHHQLATEGLTMAPLEQC is encoded by the coding sequence ATGAAATGTGCCATGACAATGACAACGATGCCTGCTAAGGCACCTGTGCTGGATCGATCACAACAGACCAGACGCTATCCGGAGGCGCGTGTGATAGTTCTTGACGACAATGTAAACACTTTTCAGCACGTGGTCGAATGTCTGCAGCGGATTATTCCTGGCATGAGCGAGGAGAAAGCGCGAAATCTAGCCCACCGTGTTGATAGGGAGGGCTCGGCCGAAGTCTGGTGCGGTCCACTTGAACAAGCTGAGCTATATCACCATCAGTTAGCTACTGAAGGACTTACAATGGCACCATTGGAACAGTGTTAA
- a CDS encoding cytochrome b6 — protein MHFAFMLFTLAWASLAATFSFSIAMVIWGRNGDGTLNF, from the coding sequence ATGCACTTCGCTTTCATGCTCTTTACTCTAGCCTGGGCATCCCTTGCCGCAACCTTCAGCTTTTCTATCGCTATGGTAATTTGGGGACGCAACGGAGATGGCACACTAAATTTCTAA